The following are from one region of the Streptomyces rubrogriseus genome:
- a CDS encoding NAD-dependent epimerase/dehydratase family protein: protein MRVLLTGASGFVGRHLHRALADRGDDVFALDLRPTPGVEVGDALDFFRHDDTRMDLAIHCAAIVGGRASIDGSPLGVATNLALDSWYMRWLVCTRTPRAVYFSSSAAYPVELQQPGDVRKLYEEDIDLDQPEQPDATYGWAKLTGEKLARYAEAEGCRILVPRPFSGYGEDQDEAYPFPAFTRRAREHQDPFEIWGSGDSTRDWIHIDDLVGATLALLDAEVTGPVNLGWGRATSFNDLARIMCAAAGYQPTLKHRHDAPQGVHHRVCDPSRMLDHYMPTVTLEEGVRRAVNV from the coding sequence ATGCGAGTCCTCCTGACTGGCGCGTCGGGCTTCGTCGGCCGCCACCTCCACCGCGCGTTGGCCGATCGTGGCGACGACGTGTTCGCCCTCGACCTGCGGCCCACACCCGGCGTGGAAGTCGGTGACGCCCTCGACTTCTTCCGCCACGACGACACCCGCATGGATCTCGCCATCCACTGTGCGGCGATCGTCGGCGGTCGGGCCAGCATCGACGGCTCCCCGCTCGGCGTCGCCACCAACCTCGCCCTGGACTCCTGGTACATGCGGTGGCTGGTCTGCACCCGCACCCCGCGAGCCGTCTACTTCTCCAGCAGCGCCGCCTACCCGGTGGAGCTTCAGCAGCCCGGCGACGTGCGGAAGCTGTACGAAGAGGACATCGACCTCGACCAGCCCGAGCAGCCCGACGCCACGTATGGCTGGGCGAAGCTGACCGGGGAGAAGCTCGCCCGGTACGCGGAGGCGGAGGGCTGCCGGATCCTCGTCCCCCGCCCTTTCTCCGGGTACGGCGAGGACCAGGACGAGGCGTACCCGTTCCCGGCGTTCACCCGGCGAGCCCGCGAGCACCAAGACCCGTTCGAAATCTGGGGGTCCGGCGACTCCACCCGCGACTGGATCCACATCGACGACCTCGTCGGCGCCACCCTCGCACTCCTCGACGCCGAGGTGACCGGACCGGTGAATCTCGGCTGGGGCAGGGCCACCTCGTTCAACGACCTCGCCCGGATCATGTGCGCCGCAGCTGGCTACCAGCCGACGCTGAAGCACCGGCACGACGCCCCGCAAGGCGTCCACCACCGAGTGTGCGACCCCAGCCGGATGCTCGACCACTACATGCCCACTGTGACGCTGGAAGAAGGCGTGCGGCGGGCCGTCAATGTCTGA
- a CDS encoding class I SAM-dependent methyltransferase, whose product MTADDVIKAWDQADPTAIHPLRQVSEEAYWEAGRAQADMLATVIPGNAKVMDFGCGDGRVAIPMAEWGYEVTAVDASQRMLDRLWKRAPELTAVQADADGVAAHLGRRRMDAVYSLAVLIHHSYSDCLHIIGKLRAATKIGGILVLDWPVSDQPAEADSWIGVTTWSRQQQADACAEIGLEPVDSGLPWGVYRAVKAGVGT is encoded by the coding sequence GTGACCGCCGACGACGTCATCAAGGCATGGGACCAGGCCGACCCGACCGCGATCCACCCGCTGCGGCAGGTCTCCGAAGAGGCGTACTGGGAGGCCGGCCGCGCGCAGGCCGACATGCTCGCCACCGTCATCCCCGGCAACGCCAAGGTCATGGACTTCGGATGCGGTGACGGACGCGTCGCCATCCCCATGGCGGAATGGGGCTACGAGGTGACCGCAGTCGACGCCTCCCAGCGCATGCTCGACCGGCTGTGGAAGCGAGCCCCCGAACTGACCGCTGTCCAGGCCGACGCCGACGGCGTCGCCGCACACCTCGGCCGCCGCCGCATGGACGCCGTGTACTCCCTCGCCGTCCTCATCCACCACAGCTACAGCGACTGCCTGCACATCATCGGCAAGCTGCGGGCCGCGACCAAGATCGGCGGCATCCTCGTCCTCGACTGGCCCGTCTCCGACCAGCCGGCCGAAGCCGACAGCTGGATCGGCGTCACCACCTGGTCCCGGCAGCAGCAGGCCGACGCGTGCGCCGAGATCGGGCTGGAGCCTGTCGACAGCGGCCTGCCGTGGGGCGTGTACCGGGCCGTCAAGGCAGGCGTGGGTACGTAA